GACGCGGGTGGTCGTGGCCGGTGGGCACGAGATGCCGAGTACGACCTCGACCTCGTAACCCAGCCTGCGCGGCTCGATCTCGACGCGGGGCCGCAGCAGCCCGGAGCCGAACATCGCGGTGGCCGTGCGGCGGGCCCGGGATTCGGTGATGTCGAGCATGCGTGCGACGTCCGAGTGCGGCACTCGCGCGTCGTCGCCCAGCAGTGCCGCGATTTCCCGCTCCAGCGGGCCGAGTTCGGTGCTCGGTGCATCCCCTGCCGTACCCGCGTGCCCGGCGAGCGCCTCCTCCTGGCCGGGGGTCAGCCGGGGCAGGTGCCACGCCGCGGAGCTGGTCAGCCGGCGCAACACCCACTCCGTGCGGACCGAGCGGATGCCTGGCACGGCGGGGATCTCGTCGACCAGCGCGCGGGCCGTCGCCGCGCGGGTTGGTCCGTGGACCACGGCGTAGATGTCGCCGCGGCCGGACGCGAGCGCTACGTGCGTGGTGTCATCGCGCAGCGCCAGCGCCTCCGCGGCCCCGCGCGCCCGGCCGGGCTCGACGCCGAGCCACACGTGTGCCGGCGGACCTTCGGTCAGCAGGGACCAGTCGACCTCGCAGATGACGCGCAGCAGGCCGTCTTCCAGCATCCGGCCGTAGCGCCGCCCGACCGTGCGCGCGGAGATATCCAGGACGCGAGCGAGCACGTCGAGGGACGCGCGGGGCGCGCGTTGCAGCGCGGCGACCAGGTCGAGGTCGATGTCGTCCAGTACGCCGTCGTCGGCCACCGGGCGCCCTCCTTCGGTTTCGGACGGTGACGGCCTGTTTTTTGACTGAATCAGGCGTAACAAGGCCAATCATTGCATGTCTATGGCACTGCATGCGAGACTTCTGCTCGAACGGGACGGAGAGCGGGTGGCCGCTTCGGACACCGCGGGATGCTCACGTCGACGGCGATGGGTCTGTCCACAGTGGCCACACTCGTCGTCGGTATGCCGGAACTTTGCGCACGTCCCGGAAAACAAGCTCGCCGAGGAGGCATTGCGGTGATCCCTGATGTACCAGGCCTGCACCGGTGGCTCGACAAGCACCGCGACCAGCTGCTGGACGACGTCCTCACGCTCGTCCGCCACGAAACACCCAGCCGCGACCAGGAACTCCTCGCGCGGGCGCTGGCCTGGCTGGACCGCTGGGTCACCGCGTCGCTCGGCGAGACTCCGCACCGCTCCCGCACCGAGAACGCGCTCAGGTTCGATTACCCGGGTACGGGACCGGCGC
This Amycolatopsis sulphurea DNA region includes the following protein-coding sequences:
- a CDS encoding Lrp/AsnC family transcriptional regulator, producing MADDGVLDDIDLDLVAALQRAPRASLDVLARVLDISARTVGRRYGRMLEDGLLRVICEVDWSLLTEGPPAHVWLGVEPGRARGAAEALALRDDTTHVALASGRGDIYAVVHGPTRAATARALVDEIPAVPGIRSVRTEWVLRRLTSSAAWHLPRLTPGQEEALAGHAGTAGDAPSTELGPLEREIAALLGDDARVPHSDVARMLDITESRARRTATAMFGSGLLRPRVEIEPRRLGYEVEVVLGISCPPATTTRVGTAIAAHPATRFLALTAASSTFVYDGVFRDEDELADFVSGGFPGSADVTAVECTLQLEVLKRYWRAAGGQ